The following are from one region of the Capsicum annuum cultivar UCD-10X-F1 chromosome 1, UCD10Xv1.1, whole genome shotgun sequence genome:
- the LOC107857374 gene encoding methanol O-anthraniloyltransferase, which translates to MDAYGFKMFLNALSELIQGASAPSILPVWQRDLLSARSSPCITCTHHEFDEITESRTAWESMEDKLIQRSFFFGNKEMKAIKNHVSSNCKSTKYELLVAFLWKCRTIALNLHPQEIVRLTYFVSIRGKSVKYELRPGYYGNAFITPAAVSKARLLCSNPLSYAVELVKKLKDHLTEEYIKSVIDFMIIKGRPELSKSWNFIVSDNRSVGFDEYDFGWGKPIFGGASASFISIGIPFNNEEGEKGILVAISLPPMAMKNFQKVVFEMTLNNVEEVDIISRM; encoded by the coding sequence ATGGATGCTTATGGATTCAAAATGTTTCTAAATGCATTAAGTGAATTAATTCAAGGAGCTTCTGCACCTTCCATACTACCTGTATGGCAAAGGGATCTTCTAAGTGCAAGATCATCCCCATGCATTACATGTACTCACCATGAGTTTGATGAGATAACTGAATCAAGAACTGCATGGGAATCTATGGAAGACAAGTTGATACAACGATCATTTTTCTTTGGAAATAAGGAGATGAAAGCTATTAAAAATCATGTTTCTTCAAATTGTAAAAGTACAAAATATGAGTTGTTAGTGGCATTTTTATGGAAATGTCGTACGATTGCTCTCAACTTGCACCCTCAAGAAATTGTTCGTCTGACATATTTTGTTAGCATACGTGGAAAATCAGTTAAATATGAATTGCGACCTGGATATTATGGAAATGCATTCATCACTCCAGCTGCAGTATCAAAAGCAAGATTGTTATGTTCAAATCCACTATCATATGCAGTTGAACTAGTCAAGAAACTTAAAGATCATTTGACTGAAGAATACATTAAATCAGTGATAGACTTCATGATTATTAAAGGGAGACCAGAGTTGTCAAAGTCTTGGAATTTTATTGTTTCAGATAATAGATCTgttggatttgatgaatatgatTTTGGATGGGGAAAGCCCATCTTTGGAGGGGCTTCAGCTTCTTTCATTAGTATTGGTATTCCTTTTAATAATGAAGAGGGAGAAAAGGGTATTTTAGTAGCTATAAGTTTGCCTccaatggccatgaaaaattttcaaaaggTTGTATTCGAGATGACTTTAAATAATGTTGAAGAAGTTGACATAATTTCACGGATGTAA